From one Bradyrhizobium sp. Ash2021 genomic stretch:
- a CDS encoding ATP-binding cassette domain-containing protein, whose amino-acid sequence MDELVMDKTVANAPVLEVRGLTKRFGGLTAVKNLSFDLRAGEIFGLIGPNGSGKSTAMKSVMGIERPTAGEVVFLGENVAGLPAHKIARKGFGMVFQHSRPLNRQTVLENIMVALLPDSLFMLFPDKALNARAKWIAERVGLGAVMDRRPPTLPFADLRRLELAKAIARDPKVVLVDEPFAGLTRGEVDVFSELIRSFRDEGRAVMLVDHNVKSVAALVDRVLAMYLGEEIVTGKADEVMRNETVRRVYLGGALEIHARPETSFKDKVPLLQVENVSVLYGKAQALENVSIHVHEGEFVSIVGLNGAGKTTLFNTISGFLPYSGEILRGGEKLRGIGPARIARSGLVQCPESRELFGEMSVRENLDLGGHHLTEEARATQLSWLFELFPILKERQGQMAQTLSGGEQQMLAIGRALMMQPQILILDEPTLGLAPVILELLSKALERLRQTTSITVLLGEQNVTFALPHADRVYVLEHARIVWEGDPGRFAAEAGAGYL is encoded by the coding sequence ATGGATGAACTCGTGATGGACAAGACTGTCGCAAACGCGCCCGTTCTCGAGGTCCGCGGCCTGACCAAGCGGTTCGGCGGGCTGACCGCCGTCAAGAATCTGAGCTTCGATCTGCGTGCCGGTGAGATTTTTGGCCTGATCGGGCCGAACGGCTCGGGAAAATCGACGGCGATGAAGAGCGTGATGGGCATCGAGCGTCCGACCGCGGGCGAGGTCGTCTTCCTGGGCGAGAACGTCGCCGGCCTTCCCGCGCACAAGATCGCGCGCAAGGGCTTTGGCATGGTGTTCCAGCATTCGCGTCCGCTGAACCGGCAGACCGTGCTCGAAAACATCATGGTCGCGCTATTGCCCGACAGCCTGTTCATGCTGTTCCCCGACAAGGCCCTGAACGCGCGCGCCAAATGGATCGCGGAGCGCGTCGGCCTCGGCGCCGTCATGGACCGTCGACCGCCGACATTGCCCTTCGCCGATCTGCGCCGGCTTGAGCTTGCGAAGGCGATCGCACGCGATCCCAAGGTGGTGCTGGTCGATGAGCCCTTCGCCGGGCTGACGCGCGGTGAGGTCGACGTGTTCTCCGAATTGATCCGCAGCTTCCGCGACGAAGGCCGTGCGGTGATGCTGGTCGATCACAATGTCAAGAGCGTTGCCGCATTGGTCGATCGCGTCCTGGCGATGTATCTCGGCGAGGAAATCGTCACCGGCAAGGCCGACGAGGTGATGCGGAACGAGACCGTGCGGCGGGTCTATCTCGGCGGCGCCCTCGAAATCCATGCACGCCCGGAAACCAGCTTCAAGGACAAGGTGCCGCTGTTGCAGGTCGAGAACGTCAGCGTCCTCTACGGCAAGGCGCAGGCACTGGAGAACGTCTCGATCCATGTGCATGAAGGCGAGTTCGTCTCCATCGTGGGCCTCAACGGCGCCGGCAAGACCACGCTGTTCAATACCATCTCGGGTTTCCTACCCTATAGCGGTGAGATCCTTCGCGGCGGCGAAAAGCTGCGCGGCATCGGCCCGGCGCGGATCGCCCGCAGTGGTCTCGTGCAGTGTCCGGAGTCGCGCGAATTGTTCGGCGAGATGTCAGTGCGCGAGAATCTCGATCTCGGCGGCCACCATCTGACCGAAGAGGCGAGGGCAACCCAGCTCAGCTGGCTGTTCGAGCTGTTTCCGATCCTTAAAGAGCGTCAGGGCCAGATGGCGCAGACCCTTTCCGGCGGCGAACAGCAGATGCTGGCGATCGGCCGCGCGCTGATGATGCAGCCGCAGATCCTGATCCTGGACGAGCCCACCCTGGGACTGGCGCCGGTCATTCTCGAACTGCTGTCAAAGGCGCTGGAAAGATTGCGCCAGACCACCTCGATCACGGTCTTGCTGGGCGAGCAGAACGTGACCTTCGCGCTTCCGCATGCCGACCGGGTCTATGTGCTCGAGCACGCGCGGATCGTGTGGGAAGGCGATCCCGGTCGCTTCGCCGCGGAGGCCGGCGCCGGATATCTCTAA
- a CDS encoding ATP-binding cassette domain-containing protein → MPAPPLIAYTHVGKTFDGGRGAARVVAVDDVSLDVAEGEFLAIVGGSGSGKTTLLRLANRLIEADGGSITVEGEDISGVDPIGLRRRIGYVFQSGGLFPHIDVAGNIGVTPKLLGWPAAEIAARVDELLDLVRLDRAQYRNRLPHELSGGQRQRVGVARALAAKPRIVLMDEPFGALDPLTRDALGDDFRDLHRKLGLTTVMITHDMTEAILLADRVAVMRGGKLLAQGTPAELTGSGDAYVGELLRTPRRQAERLGALLPRDGAA, encoded by the coding sequence ATGCCAGCACCGCCGCTGATCGCTTACACGCATGTCGGCAAGACTTTTGACGGCGGCCGGGGTGCTGCGCGCGTGGTGGCGGTCGACGACGTCTCGCTCGACGTCGCCGAGGGCGAGTTTTTGGCCATCGTCGGCGGCTCCGGCTCAGGCAAGACCACGCTGCTGCGGCTGGCCAACCGGCTGATCGAGGCCGACGGCGGCAGCATCACGGTCGAGGGTGAGGATATCAGCGGCGTCGACCCGATCGGGCTGCGGCGGCGCATCGGCTATGTGTTCCAGAGCGGCGGACTGTTTCCGCACATTGACGTTGCCGGCAATATCGGGGTCACGCCAAAACTGCTCGGTTGGCCCGCGGCGGAGATTGCCGCGCGGGTGGATGAACTGCTCGATCTGGTGCGGCTCGACCGCGCGCAATACCGCAACCGGCTGCCGCATGAATTGTCCGGCGGCCAGCGCCAGCGCGTCGGCGTAGCGCGCGCGCTCGCGGCAAAACCGCGCATCGTCTTGATGGACGAGCCGTTCGGCGCGCTCGACCCCTTAACCCGCGATGCGCTCGGCGACGATTTTCGCGATCTCCATCGCAAGCTTGGCCTGACCACTGTCATGATCACACACGACATGACCGAAGCCATACTGCTGGCCGACCGCGTTGCCGTGATGCGCGGCGGAAAACTGCTGGCGCAGGGCACGCCGGCCGAACTCACGGGCAGCGGCGATGCCTATGTCGGCGAATTGCTGCGTACGCCGCGGCGGCAGGCCGAGCGGCTTGGGGCCTTGCTGCCGCGGGATGGCGCCGCATGA
- a CDS encoding ABC transporter ATP-binding protein, translated as MDTAQPNAVALDDATVAFRLADARVYTAVEKANLAVAHGEFVAIVGPTGCGKSTLLNVAAGLLKPASGSVRIFGQPLTGLNRDAGYLFQADALFPWKTAIDNVAIGLEIKGAPREQALQRAQGWLTSVGLGAFGNRYPHMLSGGQRKRVGLAQVLIRDPKILLMDEPFGPLDAQTRQIMGNLLLELWNADRKAVLFVTHDLEEAIALADRVVIMSAGPSARIIGDWRVSLPRPRDISEVRMEKEFHELHREIWSVLKDEVMKGYAQSSQAAEAG; from the coding sequence GTGGATACGGCACAGCCGAATGCGGTCGCGCTTGACGACGCGACGGTAGCGTTTCGCCTGGCCGATGCGCGCGTCTACACGGCGGTCGAAAAGGCCAACCTTGCGGTGGCGCATGGCGAGTTCGTCGCCATTGTCGGGCCCACCGGATGCGGGAAGTCCACGCTGCTCAACGTCGCCGCCGGGCTGCTCAAGCCGGCATCGGGGTCGGTCAGGATCTTCGGCCAGCCGCTGACGGGCCTGAATCGGGATGCCGGCTATCTGTTCCAGGCCGATGCGCTGTTCCCCTGGAAGACCGCGATCGACAACGTCGCCATCGGCCTCGAGATCAAGGGCGCGCCGCGCGAGCAGGCGCTGCAGCGCGCGCAGGGCTGGCTGACTTCAGTTGGTCTCGGCGCCTTCGGCAACCGTTATCCGCATATGCTCTCGGGCGGCCAGCGCAAGCGCGTCGGCCTCGCCCAGGTCCTGATCCGCGATCCCAAGATATTGCTGATGGACGAGCCGTTCGGGCCGCTCGATGCCCAGACCCGGCAGATCATGGGCAATCTGCTGCTGGAACTGTGGAACGCCGACCGCAAGGCGGTGCTGTTCGTCACCCACGATCTCGAAGAGGCGATTGCGCTCGCCGACCGCGTCGTGATCATGTCGGCGGGGCCAAGCGCGCGCATCATCGGCGACTGGCGGGTGTCGCTGCCGCGCCCGCGCGACATTTCGGAAGTGCGGATGGAAAAGGAATTTCACGAACTGCACCGGGAAATCTGGAGCGTGCTGAAGGACGAAGTGATGAAGGGTTATGCGCAATCATCGCAAGCGGCGGAGGCCGGCTGA
- a CDS encoding ABC transporter permease encodes MPRSTLLALQVLVAVVVLGLWQFFATVPVFGRMVLPPFFFSNPIDVFSQIVAWFQSGVIWKHLVITLWESILAFAIGSFGGVMVGFWFARQPRVAAVFDPYVKMVNALPRVVLAPIFTLWLGLGIWSKVALGVTLVFFIVFFNVYQGVKEVSTTVLDNGRMLGMSERQLMRHVYWPSALSWMFSSLHTSVGFAVVGAVVGEYLGSAAGLGYLIQQAEGVFDVAGVFAGMFVLSAFVILIDMGVTLVERRLLIWRPAAADGRG; translated from the coding sequence ATGCCCCGTTCGACGCTTCTTGCCCTGCAAGTGCTGGTTGCCGTCGTCGTGCTCGGGCTGTGGCAGTTCTTCGCCACCGTCCCGGTGTTCGGCCGCATGGTGCTGCCGCCGTTCTTCTTCTCCAACCCGATCGACGTTTTCAGCCAGATCGTCGCATGGTTTCAGAGCGGCGTGATCTGGAAGCACCTCGTCATCACGCTGTGGGAATCGATCCTGGCGTTTGCGATCGGCTCGTTCGGCGGCGTCATGGTCGGCTTCTGGTTCGCGCGCCAGCCCCGCGTCGCCGCCGTGTTCGATCCCTATGTGAAGATGGTCAACGCACTGCCGCGCGTGGTGCTGGCGCCGATCTTCACGTTGTGGCTGGGGCTCGGCATCTGGTCCAAGGTCGCGCTCGGCGTCACGCTGGTGTTCTTCATCGTGTTCTTCAACGTCTATCAGGGCGTCAAGGAAGTCTCGACCACGGTGCTCGACAACGGCCGCATGCTCGGCATGAGCGAGCGGCAGCTGATGCGGCATGTCTACTGGCCGTCGGCGCTGTCGTGGATGTTCTCCTCGCTGCACACTTCCGTCGGCTTTGCCGTGGTCGGCGCGGTGGTCGGCGAATATCTCGGCTCCGCCGCAGGCCTCGGCTATCTGATCCAGCAGGCCGAGGGCGTGTTCGACGTTGCCGGCGTGTTCGCCGGCATGTTCGTGCTGTCCGCCTTCGTCATCCTGATCGACATGGGCGTGACGCTGGTGGAGCGGCGGCTGCTGATCTGGCGCCCGGCCGCGGCGGACGGGCGGGGGTAG
- a CDS encoding ABC transporter substrate-binding protein: MIRTFRLPFRTLQGFLGATALGLLATASSGAFSSAALAADPIKIGVIAEAQAIAGASIPQAAQLAADEINAKGGVDGRKIEIVSYDNHSSSADSVRAFQRAVNEDKVNAVISSYISEVVLALEPWASRLKTPFVTPGAASNEISKSVHADYEKNKYTFHGYLTSAALAMSVCDAAKDLLVDQKHMKTAVIMSEDAAWTKPLDVGYEECLPKIGLKVLDHIRFSPDTTDFTPIFNKIEGSKPDVIITGISHVGVQPTVQWKNQQVPIAMFGISSQATNETFGKDTNEAAEGVLYQGVSGPNVAVTPKSVPFAEAFRKKYGNYPSYAGYTSYDEVYYIADAVKRAGSTDADKLVDALEKTDWEGTIGRVQFYGKDDPFTHSIKYGKGLITGLMLQWQDGKQVSVWPKEVAKSELKFPSFVKVTN; the protein is encoded by the coding sequence ATGATAAGAACATTCCGCCTCCCATTTCGGACATTGCAAGGGTTCCTCGGTGCGACTGCCCTGGGCCTGTTGGCGACGGCATCCAGCGGCGCCTTTTCGAGTGCAGCCTTGGCCGCAGACCCCATCAAGATCGGGGTGATCGCGGAAGCCCAGGCCATTGCCGGCGCCTCGATCCCGCAGGCGGCGCAGTTGGCCGCCGACGAGATCAATGCGAAAGGCGGCGTCGACGGACGCAAGATCGAAATTGTCAGCTACGACAACCACAGCTCTTCGGCGGATTCGGTGCGTGCCTTCCAGCGCGCCGTCAACGAGGACAAGGTCAATGCCGTTATCTCCAGCTATATCAGCGAGGTCGTGCTCGCGCTCGAGCCTTGGGCCTCACGCCTGAAAACGCCGTTCGTGACGCCAGGTGCGGCCTCGAACGAAATCAGCAAGAGCGTTCACGCCGATTACGAGAAGAACAAATACACCTTCCATGGCTATCTCACCTCGGCCGCGCTGGCGATGTCGGTCTGCGACGCCGCCAAGGATCTGCTGGTCGATCAGAAACACATGAAGACCGCGGTCATCATGAGCGAGGACGCCGCCTGGACCAAGCCGCTCGACGTCGGATATGAGGAATGCCTGCCCAAGATCGGGTTGAAGGTGCTGGACCACATCCGGTTCTCGCCCGATACCACCGATTTCACGCCGATCTTCAACAAGATCGAGGGCTCCAAGCCCGATGTGATCATCACCGGCATCTCTCATGTCGGCGTGCAGCCCACGGTGCAGTGGAAGAACCAGCAGGTTCCGATCGCGATGTTCGGCATCAGTTCGCAGGCGACCAACGAAACCTTCGGCAAGGATACCAACGAAGCGGCGGAAGGCGTGCTCTATCAGGGCGTGTCCGGTCCGAACGTCGCGGTAACCCCGAAGTCGGTCCCGTTCGCCGAAGCCTTCAGGAAGAAGTACGGCAACTATCCGTCCTACGCCGGTTATACCTCGTATGACGAGGTCTATTACATCGCCGATGCCGTGAAGCGGGCGGGGTCGACCGATGCCGACAAACTGGTCGATGCGCTCGAAAAGACCGATTGGGAAGGCACCATCGGCCGCGTCCAGTTCTACGGCAAGGACGATCCGTTCACCCATTCGATCAAATACGGCAAGGGCCTGATCACCGGGTTGATGCTGCAATGGCAGGATGGCAAGCAGGTGTCGGTCTGGCCCAAGGAAGTCGCCAAGAGCGAGCTGAAATTCCCCAGCTTCGTCAAGGTGACGAACTAA
- a CDS encoding cupin domain-containing protein, with the protein MNRIATTLSIAAAFAAGCGVTHLLRPALAAESITAQVIHTGELEGDALAPPNAGGLRSKMFVSADGATVSVQDGNVPKHLHPIANEMQYILEGTGTIWLGDKEVRVKPGDLVIIPHGTPHGGTKPDSRPFKAIAIKTPPQTPDDIKMLN; encoded by the coding sequence ATGAATCGCATCGCCACCACGCTTTCGATCGCCGCGGCCTTTGCCGCCGGCTGCGGCGTCACGCACCTGCTGCGCCCGGCGCTGGCCGCCGAGAGCATCACGGCGCAGGTCATTCATACCGGCGAGTTGGAAGGAGACGCGCTTGCACCCCCCAATGCCGGCGGATTGCGCTCAAAAATGTTCGTCTCCGCCGATGGCGCTACCGTCTCGGTCCAGGACGGCAACGTGCCCAAGCACCTGCATCCGATCGCCAACGAGATGCAGTACATCCTCGAAGGCACCGGCACGATCTGGCTCGGCGACAAGGAAGTGAGGGTAAAGCCGGGCGATCTCGTCATTATCCCCCACGGCACTCCGCATGGCGGTACCAAGCCCGATAGCCGGCCATTCAAGGCGATCGCGATCAAGACGCCGCCGCAGACGCCGGATGACATCAAGATGCTGAACTGA
- a CDS encoding branched-chain amino acid ABC transporter permease yields MLAFQILIDGFAISALYALGATGFTLIFGVSGVLNLSHGAIMVAAAVAAWAAASVLHVNTYFGALIGVAVALVAAFATYFAVVRPMQNSRLIPNEEKEIFVLTGTLLWGIMIQELIAYFFTNNAKTVLPIVEGVVDVLGVRTPRNEIFTAVVCCFVIGLLWLLVNRTRTGKAVLAASMNPRGVTLLGLELTRIYVVVWAIYGVLAGIAGVLLGMFLGVSSYSVGPLTASAFSIVVLGGLGSVSGSLIAAFVVGYLETLTAYLISPAYRSIPALLLLVIVMYIRPQGLLGRR; encoded by the coding sequence ATGCTTGCGTTCCAGATTCTGATCGATGGCTTTGCCATCAGTGCGTTGTATGCGCTAGGCGCGACCGGCTTTACGCTCATCTTCGGCGTTTCGGGCGTGCTCAATCTCTCCCACGGCGCCATCATGGTGGCGGCAGCGGTGGCGGCCTGGGCCGCCGCCAGCGTGCTGCATGTGAACACCTATTTCGGCGCGCTGATCGGGGTCGCGGTCGCGCTTGTCGCCGCGTTCGCGACCTACTTCGCGGTCGTGCGGCCGATGCAGAATTCGCGGCTCATCCCCAACGAGGAGAAGGAAATCTTCGTCCTCACCGGCACCTTGCTGTGGGGGATCATGATCCAGGAACTGATCGCCTATTTCTTCACCAACAATGCCAAGACCGTGCTTCCGATCGTCGAGGGCGTCGTTGATGTGCTCGGCGTGCGCACGCCGAGGAACGAGATCTTCACCGCGGTGGTCTGCTGCTTCGTGATCGGCCTGCTCTGGCTATTGGTGAACCGCACCCGGACCGGAAAGGCGGTTTTGGCGGCGTCGATGAACCCGCGTGGCGTCACGCTGCTGGGGCTCGAACTCACGCGCATCTATGTCGTGGTGTGGGCGATCTACGGCGTGCTTGCCGGGATCGCCGGCGTGCTGCTCGGCATGTTCCTCGGCGTGAGTTCCTACAGCGTGGGCCCGCTTACAGCCAGCGCATTCTCCATCGTCGTGCTCGGCGGGCTCGGCAGCGTCTCCGGTTCCCTGATCGCCGCCTTCGTCGTCGGGTATCTCGAGACGCTGACGGCCTATCTCATCTCGCCCGCCTATCGCAGCATTCCGGCGCTGCTGCTGCTGGTGATCGTGATGTATATTCGGCCGCAAGGCCTGCTGGGGAGGCGTTGA
- a CDS encoding branched-chain amino acid ABC transporter permease — MAGFFKSRLLFISLVTVIVAATLPLYVSGYILGLLTVAFYFGVFAMAWDLLFGFAGEVNFGPTFLIGVGAYTAGILNNQYGWSVYLCIVLGALASVIAGLVLALPALRVRGPYFGLTTLVAVLMLQNFIVVFADLTGGEIGLTIPDVITINASANYWIALGFMTISAAILYGLSQSPVGLVLQASGQDPVQAGALGFNIVKHKLAAFIVSAFFSGLSGALLVFYFGTASVGTVVDVAVGVNVIVSAVLGGRRTVLGAALGAIFLIVAGEFLRPTGELATFIVSAVALLVVLFFPGGFLGAALSREARS, encoded by the coding sequence ATGGCCGGGTTCTTCAAGTCGCGCCTGTTATTCATCTCGCTCGTGACCGTGATCGTCGCCGCCACGTTGCCGCTCTACGTTTCCGGCTACATCCTTGGCCTCTTGACGGTCGCCTTCTATTTCGGCGTATTCGCGATGGCCTGGGACCTGCTGTTCGGGTTCGCCGGCGAAGTGAATTTCGGGCCGACCTTCCTGATCGGGGTCGGCGCCTACACCGCAGGCATCCTCAACAATCAGTATGGATGGTCGGTCTATCTGTGCATCGTGCTCGGCGCGCTGGCCTCGGTGATCGCAGGCCTCGTGCTGGCGCTCCCGGCGCTGCGGGTGCGCGGCCCGTATTTCGGGCTGACGACGCTGGTCGCGGTCCTGATGTTGCAGAATTTCATCGTGGTGTTCGCCGATCTTACCGGCGGCGAGATCGGCTTGACGATCCCCGACGTCATCACCATCAATGCCAGCGCTAATTACTGGATCGCGCTCGGATTCATGACCATCAGCGCCGCGATCCTGTACGGGCTTTCGCAATCGCCGGTCGGACTCGTGCTGCAGGCGAGCGGGCAGGACCCGGTCCAGGCCGGCGCGCTCGGCTTCAACATCGTCAAGCACAAGCTTGCGGCTTTCATCGTCAGCGCCTTCTTCTCGGGGCTCTCCGGGGCGCTGCTGGTGTTCTACTTTGGCACCGCGTCGGTCGGCACCGTGGTCGACGTGGCGGTTGGTGTGAACGTCATCGTATCGGCGGTGCTGGGTGGCCGCCGCACCGTGCTGGGCGCAGCACTTGGCGCCATCTTTCTGATCGTGGCCGGCGAATTCTTGAGGCCGACCGGCGAACTGGCGACGTTCATCGTCTCCGCCGTGGCCCTGCTGGTCGTGCTGTTCTTCCCCGGCGGTTTCCTCGGAGCGGCCTTGTCACGTGAGGCGCGCTCCTGA